The window CATATTTTTTGTACATACTATAATTTCTTATGAAAgactattctttttttatttatttatttttagaggaTTGCTAAGTTTAATAGAGGTTTTTATCAGAGGTGCTGACTGACTGACAATGCTACTCTCCCTAAGGAATGCCATGCATGACTTCTTCAATTTGTTGAGAAACTGCTCTGGGAGAGGAGCTGACTGTGGGTTAGAGTATGTGATCATTATGTGAGCtacaactgtttttcttttgttttgttttagttcattCCTCAAGTCTAACAGAGTCTGGAGTTAAGGCTTAGTAAGTGTAGGCTGGCTctgtgatgtttaaaaaaatgtgatgcaTGTTCAACATCAGTAACACCACACTGCAATGTTCAATTCAAAGGCcatttatgaaacaaaaataatgcagaaaaagcttcagcaaaactttaggaaataaaattttaaaaaaaaaacaactaacatacactgacttttatttttggcttgACTGTGTTAGTTATTTCGCCATGCTAGCACTTTGTGTTAATAAAGTATtaattgttttataaataaagttatattCCATTTGATTTGGTTAAGGCGCCattatgtaataaaataaaataaatgaaaaaaaattaacaacttGAATAATATAAATTTAAGGGATAAGTCccttaaagttaaaaaacaatttcttttaaattttgtttaggAAAAGTGATGAACAGCTAGCATAACTTCAAAACTTTCAACGAACgtaacttaaaaagaaaagaaaaagtccgCTCACCATTTTATGACTGCTCCATAGTCTTATCTGTCGTCCATAACACCGTTTTTAAGGGAAGTCGGTTCACTTTTCTGACTGAAATACAACTTGTTCCATTAAGACCAATCCACTTTTCGCAGCGCTTTTCACTTTGCACTCTTCGATGTAAGCTGAGCCCATACACCAAAGCGCTTCAAGTCTTCTCAGATGTTGATTGGCCAAAGGTTCTGTAAGGAtgagctgtgattggtccaCTGGAACGTCAATCAAAGCGTCAACTTTGGAAGGAAAGGCAGCATGCTACCCACGTGACGTGTGAGGTGGCTGGCTCTAGAACAGCTGGCAAAGGATGATGGATAGTTTGGCTGTTATACTTCCAGATCAGAATATGGACTTTCGAATAATTTGTACTTTAAAATGAGTAGTtcattgttttaataaaaagctgCAAGAACATCAACCCAAATTCAttgactaaaaacttttttgtaatataaaTCTTTTAAAGGTTAAGCCTgtaattgttttttactttttcgtCTAAAAACATATTGCAGTTTGCTTCTCATATTGCCGAGATTTTTTTACTCACTCAAAATaagtttcttctttctctttcggcttttcccatcagggctcgccacagcgaatcatcgttttccacctcactctgtcatggacatcttctaccctaacattagccaaattcatgtcctctgttaagacatccatatatatcctctttggccgtcctcttgccctcctgccaggcagctccatctccaacatccttctaccaatatatccactgtccctcctctgaacatgtccaaaccatctcagtctggcttctctgactttgtcgctaacacaggcaacatgagccgtccctctgatgtactcgttccttatcctgtctaacctggtcactcctaaggagaacctcaacatcttcatctccgctacctccatatcagcgtcttgtctctgtctcactgctaccgtctctaacccatagagcagagctggtctcaccactgtcttgtacacctttcctttgagtcttgctggcactcttctgtcacacaacactcctgacactttcctccacccgctccaacctgcctgcactcgcctcttcacctcttttccacactccccatcacactgaactgttgaccccaagtacttaaactcctgcaccttcttcacctcagccccctgtaacctaacgcttctaccttgatccctctcgttcagacacatgtattctgtcttactacgactgaccttcatgcctcttctttccagagcaaacctccacctctctagctgttcctccacctgctctctactctcactgcaaattacgatgtcatccgcaaacaaacaaaccgcAAACTCACTCAAAATAAGTTTATCTATACAAAAAGGGTCTCCAAAATTAACCCTCGACTGACACCTATTGGCAGCTCTTGATATTGCAACCTCAAATTCCAAACTCTCAATTCACtctaaaaaaattctaaaaacaaacCGCTAAATCTCCCAAATCATGCAGCTTCATAAACAGCTTAATAAACAGCTCACTATCTGGCAATCAAGTAGCATTTGCATCTATCTTAACCCAAGACAAACATGGACTCTCATTCAACTAAAACTGCACCTTTTTAGTAGAAACAGTGTagctttgatttaaataaattggAACACAAATCGATACTTTTGCTGTATCCTGATGGATGCATCAGGCTTAAATATGTTGGCCAAAATGTTGTCTAAATAAAAACCACATGgggtttaagaaaataaatgaaagtagAAGTCTCCCAACTTTTTATTAACTGTTAAAGTAAACAGATTTTTAATACCATAATGAATGCTCCTAATGCAAACAAGGTGCATCCACAAATAACCACCTTTGGTGCACAAAATACTCTGAAACATGAAAGTTTTTTAAACAGTCAAATCTGTAACACAATTAGGCTTAATATTGAACTGAAAACataacaacaaaatgaaaaggttttgaaTTCTGCTGTCATGACGACTGGATTTGGAAAATTAATGAGAAAATAACATCACCtgaagagttaaaaaaagaaaaaagttaaattgaTCCTAAACTAGGTTACTGTTAAAAGGCACTTTTGCTGTTCTGTATCAAGTGAGCTTTAGTGTCATCACATCCCATCGCTGTTCCAGACAATAAGCCCTTTGTTCACGTCTCATTCCTGAGCTTTCTCCCACCCAAAAACCCTGTTAGACCACAGCGTGCTCTGCTGCTACAATGACAAGTGGGTCCTTTTCTGCTGCGAAgagatttaaagttgttttgttttgttaaccaGGACTTTAAGATGTGTTGTGGGGCTACAACTCAGCTTTCTAATAGGTCAACCACTCACACAGAACACACCCTCCTGATAAAAAGTTAGATGGTCAGTAAGATGTGAAATTATAAAAGACATAGATTACATAGACATAGATTTTCCCATAAACATCAGGTAATAAGCTTCCTTCAAATTCCAATTCCAAATGTCTACTTTAGGAAAATATGAACAAAGTCATAAAAgtaaagcaaaggaaaaaagaaaaaaaatgtgtttttggtgtgttttaatttgattttggcTTGGAAACAGCCTCAGCCCGACTGTCTTCTTTGCCCTTTTCTGGCACCGGCTTGTTGTCAAAGTTCCAGTCCACAGGGTTCAGCAGCTGCATGGTCTTCTTATGCGTCCAGATGGGGTTGATGATAAGAGTGAGCAGAGCCAGACCAGAGAAGAACAGCAGGCGCTGCGACAGCGCCACGTAGGTGCTGAGCTCCGACCAGTGGGTCACCGCAATCCACCACATGTAATAGGTGAGCACCATACGACAGTGGAACATGTGGATCATCACCCACTGGTTGGCTCTCCAGAATAAGGTGCGTGCCCATCCAGCCTGTCAGAAAGAGCAAAGACACATTTTTGGGCAACTCTAATAATATTGTGTTCTAAAAGAGTTTGTGGCTTTCAAAACAAGCTTCCTGTTTTTAAGAACTAAGAGGAACCAAAACTTGTTCAGACCTAAAGtgacctaaaaacaaaaaaagaaaaagatgatttaAGCCGCTTACCTTCAGTAACATCCAGGAAATACAGGTAAAAGGTGTACTCATCTCCAGCAAGAGTGTGACCATAGCCAGAAAGTGGCCCTGGGAATCCCACACTACGGCCCCAGCAAACCCTGCCAGGGCAAAGAAGTGGTGTGTCGCCAGTGGTATGTCGAATGAGCCAAATACCACACTGGATGTATGAAGCGCCACattctcaaagaaaaaaaagcctgtggCTGTGAGGAGGTGAAACCACGACCAGTCCTCCTGGCCCCTGACTTTGTCTCGGCTCAAATCGGAGTCCTCAGTCAGAGCTCGAAGTCCCGCTACAGAGCTCTGGATGCCGAAAGCCGCCCGGGTTGCAGCCAGGTTCCAAAAAACTTTCTCCTTGGAGAGCAGGGAGTTGTAGGTTTGGCTCAGGAGTAGAGACAGGAGGTGAGAGAGGAGGAATACTGATGTGTAGAAACCAAATCCTAGAGCGATGAGCTGAAGGCGGTAGTCCCAGGAAAAGTACTCTGGGCTGAGGTGAGGCACAGATTGAGTATCCATCCTTTCTGAGCAAGGAAACTTTCCCAAAAAAAGTCACCTTAAATTTGGAGTTTTAGCTAGATGCATGATGAGTGagtcatctgcaaaaaaaatgaaaagtactGTTAAGAACTGGCAACTGGCATTATACACTAGTGTTAACTGAGTCAGACAAACGAAAATACAAGGCAAAACAAAGCTATTGTCTAAttgtttcccccccaaaaaagaaagaaggaccAACAtaataagatgaaaaaataattcatgTTCATTAAAGGACATGTGAAGCGACAACTGGTTTTGGTTAATTTATTTATCCAGTCTTCCTCACACGTGAGTCTACCTCCTTTTTCTACAGTAAGAACGTAAACATCCGGCGGCCGAGACACGTTAGCAAAATATAAATTGATGGATAGGAGCCTGACTTACCGCAGACATAGTTTACAGAACATCTTTGCACAGATTCTGGAACTAAACATTCCCACCGACGGCATCTTGCTGAAACAGGAAGTTTCGCATCACGAGATAAGAATTCAGTCACACGACAGCGGAACCGGAAATTACGCCttattttactgaaaaaaagacAGCCTATTGGTCAGCACCGTGTAGACCGTGAATCCTATTGGTTGGCCTAAACGTTCAGGTGaattactttttatattttaaagtacGTTGTACAAACTAGAGATGTTAAGATatatttacttttcattttttatagtttaataatttattatttcatGGTTATACCCTCACCCATACTTCATCTCTTAGGTTTTCACATCAGGTTTATGTAAACAATGTGTTCATGGTTATGTGAGAACTacataatttgaataaatgaaacagAGGGAATtaccaatttatttattaaacacaGCTGTAAAACTTCAGTGAGAATTgtatgttaatatttattttaactacCAAAAATAttgtgtaattaaaaaaaatgtctgtaaaatttaatttaagtgTATTAAAATATAGTACAATTAAATTGGAATTGATATACTCACAGAATGtaggtttttttaaagtttatctttggatcataaaatatacaaaattgCTGTagtttttatctaaaattaCTAATCTCCAGAAACCACACATTAAGTGGTTTTCGTGGTAATAATTAGTCTTAAATGTATGTAAGTCCAAAAGTGACcaataattgttcaaaaatagaaacctggtaaagtttttttgtaaattcataAATTCAGTTCTACTGAgcacatgtttgaaaaagattcccTTTTTTGGCACGTTGATGGTGTTCTAATGATGCATTGGAAGTTTTTGAATAATTAGCAGACCTTTTGAAAACTGCTCATCAGCAACTTCTACACTTAATGTCACAACAGTTTATGGTCATGTGAATGGAAAAACTGATTTCTATGATAATGAGACACTTACTGGTGAAGACACGGGTAATTAACTAAGCTTTGTAACCATTGCAAACTACACTCTTAACCTTTCCATTAGAACACTTGGTGTATCGTCAAAAAAACAGAGTGTCCATTTTTAACAGGTGTGCAGACACAACCTTTTGTAGTTGTGTCTTCTAGTGACATTTCTGAACGACATTTAAGGAATGGTTCAAAAATGGATACAGGTataatattctgcagctaaatcagaaaaaagggcAAGGTTATTGTCTTTAAGGCTGAAAGAGACAGGTTCAAATACTTTCTAGTTAAAAAAAGTCTACAGATTTGATTTATGTATTGTGGTCCGTCTCCCCCCagggttttatgtttttgttattagTTAAATGGGTTTAATTGTTATTTTCTCTTAGTTGGGATAGTAAGATTTAAAAGTTCATTGTAAAGTCAAAAGTTTATGTCTTacgctgccatctagtggccaCATGCGGTACGTAAAGTGGGAAGCTTGGTTTGGGAAAGAGAGGCACGTGCAGCGTGTTGGGGAGTGGTGCGCATGCGTGAAAAGTAAAGCTCTTTGATGTATTCAGTACCCTGTGAGAAGCCATgatctttttacaaaattaaaagtgGCTCAAGAATAGCAAGTCTGTGGAGTTTTTTGAAGCCCTTTGTGTTTAGCTCGCCGTATAAGCTGAATCAATACATTTGGCTGAGGGCAGAAGATATTGTtagtttcatttatttgaataggggggacagcgcatattaataaacatttctgtcaatatgccagagttagccaaaggggctatttttcatctgcagtccctgGGAAGATGTTAAAAATCACCCTAAAAGATCAAAGTAAAATCACATAACATTAACATTACACATAACACATAacattacatatatatattaaacagTGCATCCAATAAAATAAGCAGTTAACCTTAAATCAATTAgtgataaaacaatccaaaatcagaaaaatgtaagaacatACATGCACATAAAAGACATGACAGTAGCGAGGATCAGTGAGAGGAAATGTACTCAGTGTTGACAGCTCTGATTGTCAATGagccatttctttaattgtgtCTTGAATAAATGatatgtgttttgatttctgataCTAACAGGTTTCGTGAAGTTCCACTCAGTAGCAGCTCTAACAGAAAAAGCATTCTGAccaaaaacgctttttctgAAGGGAATGATACAGTCTCCTCTGACTGCACTCCGAGTTCTGCTGTGATCTGCTGTCCGGATGTTAATAAACTGGTGAAGAGGAGGGGATGATAAGCATTCAATTGAATTTATTCAAAGTAAATCTCCAAGTCTCTAGATGTTTCTTCACCCACTCCCCGCTTTTACTacagatcacaatgtcatctgcaaatatCACGATCCACAGAAATTATTATCTAACTgtatctgtcagtctgtccgtCACTGCAGGAGACAAGAAAGAGTTTAAGGAGTTTCTCCCGGATGATTGGACTTCAACTCCTCCCTAAAGCCATATATCACTCTTCCTTTTTTCAACTTTCTACGTTTCAACTTTCACATCCTCTTCCCTCTTCTTGATTTCAGGAGGTCCCCTCCATCACactcaccggtgaacatccagcgCTCAGACATTGAGATTGTGGCCCTGGGTGTTCACCTTAACAACAAATTCGTCTGTGGTCTGGCAACACGGATGCtccgtttaacccttgtgctatcctaggccctttaacattgggagtgaggtcatctagatcccacaagacagtgtgctgaacctttcttcttcaatgatttgtgatcttcactggtgtccatggattacatgaaatcctctccatgtttatccacctttgtcagtcagaacacgtcaatggtcatcttgaccttATTGGGTGGCACAGGGGATAAGAAGGGCCTTACCTACCTAGGAGACTGAGGTTCTTTggtgtgtgcagacagctgctaaGGACTTTCtatgacactgtggtggcctcagtagTCCTTTTCTGTAGTTGTGTGCTGGGCAGGGGGTAGTACAGGGGGTGACAGGAGGAgacttaacaaactggttaaaGAGAccagctctgtcctgggctgcacactggAGTTTATCGaagaggtggcggacaggaggatgttggctaagctaacatccatcatgggTAAAACCCCTCCCACCTCCTGCACCAGACTgcagaggcgctgaccagctccttcagcacgagactgttgcaccctcagtgcaAGAAGGACGATCAGGTCATTcttccccacagccatcagactgtacaacacagTACTACAGTGACACAGTATGTACCCACACAGTGGatttcatggtttaaaaataagaGCAAagtaaggcaaaaaaaaaattgttaaaaatgttaaatgtaataGTGTTCAAACCCCTTTTCATCAATTTCCTCCACTTTTTTCctgtaaataaaaagaactTAAAAGAACATGACTTCTTTGTTGACACATAAAAGGCTTGTTGGGTATTTTTTGTAAGGCTTCAGAGAGCAGGAATCATTGACACttccacatttaaaacaaacaataaaaataacacacacacacaaacttgtCCAAgtctttttctccaaaaagttTAATTGCAGAATTATTTACATATTAGGAACTAAGCAATGACCAAACTACTTAAAGAGGCAAAATCTTAAAGTAGCTCCCCTCAGAAAGAATTGAGAGGACCTGCAACTCAAATCATACAAAAAAGGAAGCTCAGCAACAAATCACACTCACTGAAGAAACAAATGTGAATCATATGACAGTGTCCTAGTCTTTAACGGAAAAACAAACCGGCACATCTACAATCAGATTTTGCATGCCATCATACCAGCTTATgatataaagtaaaaatgtcaaatatagAGGCAGGAGCAGAAATAAATTATGCATCAGTGATTTGTATATTATacattttcatatatatatatataatatctatatatatatttctttacaaataattaatatttgGCATTATAGTGTTCCTCACTCTACATATGATATATAAGAgctgaaaatagtttttttttctaaacaactacatttttaaatttgatccagTAATTATGAAGAGGTCTCACAATCCAAAGTTCAAGGATGTATGGGGTCAGTCCCAGCGAGGCTCTTTTAATGGAGTGGTTACAAAAAAAGTGACGCGTTTGGATCAGATATTTTCAGGATGTACCTGTGGCGAATGCCAAAGACAGCAGAACAATTAAAGATTCTTGATTAAAATAATgagaattttttgtttgtttttttggatgaaACTGGTTTTGGGTGACGATGCTGAGATGTGATGACGTGGAGGTTGACAAATATGACTCCTTAAAGTCAGTTGTTGCGCTTCTGAAACGTGAATGGAGACTGTTATTAAAGGCTTGGCACGTCATgtgaaaagcataaaaacacattCCCATTAATGTTCACGTGTGCCCACAACGCAAACGCACATTAGCAAGGCTTAAGCCTCTGAAATGGGTTTCAGAATCACTCTGTAAGAAACGTCCTTTGAAATGTCCTCATAAAgagatgaaaagtaaaaaaaagagcaaataaaacaaaagcagaataaaagttcattcatgtgtgttttttaaataggaGACCAACTTTGACTGTAATCACTCAGGCATTTTACCACCcatctttaataaatgttttttggctGCCAGGAAAATGCCAGGTTTGTTGAAAATCCTCCATGTTTCACTCCTTAGTTCTTTCcaagtttttaaagacccactccaaagaaaatactgtagtttttttggtgcttttgcCATGTTATTGTGGGGTTTTTCTGATGAATTAGGACATATCTAATgaagatttgatttaaaattgcatttctttattcaaatcgtagatgactagatccatgcacgtctctgttttccttatCTGAACTggaaaactgtacggctggatagctcagatatcGCTCGCAGTTTTTGTTGCTCCTCTAATGTTAgattagggttgtgaggggctgtgagctaccAGGGGAGAGTGTGAGCAGCTGGATGTCGGGAAGTGGGGATGGAGTTACTCTGTacccacaactcaaagatgaatttctaatgaacaactgccgctctgtagaaactgtgtcctagattATGACAggttttttccttttggctACAAATgggataatcataattaaaagacgactggaaacgcttttgaaatagatcaaaagttgaaCTTTGAACTTTTAACCTCCATCAAAGCAATACAGTAAAGAAAATTCAATATTTTGTAAGTATTACAAGGacttatttaattattacaattatttcattttctttgtaaaaactattttaaaaattcagCTGAACAACTTATCAAATGCAaagttttgacaaaatctgatttTATTATGACCACAACCCTGATGATTAATTTAAATCGTTTTCATCTGAAGACAGACTTAAAGGGAAATACTTTATTTTGCCAATAGAACTGACCTGAGAGAGGAAGCTCCTTCATAAACGTTTGCCATATGTGCCTCAACTGTATCATCCATTagtaactgatttaaaaaaatcagtctgGCTATTTCAACAAGATATTATGGTCTGTTAGAATCACTCTGAAAGTTCTTAGAAGAAGAGAAATattaggaggaggaggagatatGCCTTGAACTGCATGTTGTGCTCTCAGAACAGAACATCCCTCTCTTCCGCACAGGACACCTTTCTGCAACACAAACCCTGAACGGCCTTGGAGGATGTTTCCTTGATCTTACCAAGGACTCCAGATCTTACATAAAGCGGCTTTGCTTCCTCAGACGCGGGTTGAAAATGATCCAGAGTGTCTTACAGCCTAGAATCACACGGCGCCGACGGTTGGGGGCTTGATGTGGCACTTTCGCCTCCTCTAAGCCAGCATATGTCATCCAAAGTCTGTCTCCCTCCTGCCTGTCcgcccgcctgcctgcctgcctaccCGCCACTTTGGCAGCAGCAGGAGCACCGTCTCTGCTCTGCCAGCTGCCGAGCATCACAGGCCAAGAGATCTTCCAGAAAGCTGCTGTCATATTGTTACAGTTCCCTGCTGCTGCCATGAAAAACATTGATGAGAGAAACAAAATGAGCTGAATTTCTGGATTTTTagacaaatgtttgcttttgtctACGTTCTAATATGTGAATTTGTGAAAACACACATAAGCATGGACAACACTCACATAACGTGATTAGCACAGGCTAGTATGGCTGAATTTGAGTTGAATTCAGACAGCATTATTGCACATTTAGACTAAAAGCTTCATCAGAAACGGAAGCTCTCCTCTGCTATCTGTTGCAGATTTTTGGCATTCTGGGGtttaatttcattaaaaaaaatatgaacttcTATAAGGGTTTTTCAGGCTAGAAATGAGAGTAGAAAACCTGAAACAAAGTAGAGATTACTGCTGGCTATCCAAAAGTGCATGATTGTGGCCAAAGTCAGGGAACTCAAGCAGCCTCCAGCTGAGCTCTAATcactgtatttttattgatgCCAAAACAGAAATATGCAGAAAACTATTTGCTGTGCACATTGGAAGACGACACAGTTATATAATCTGTAAAGGGAAAGGTGGGAAAATTGCTTCTCCCTGAACTGTCGCCCTGCTACTCTCTGCAATGAGGCTCATACTCCTAATACAAGTGATGTGCTGATGATGATAACACATAGAAATGGATTGATTGTTGCTAAAATTCTGTGCTGagcatttcaaaaataatttaagaataCAGGAGCTAGGAGAGTTTTCTAAAATTCCTAGAAAGTGAGTTCCTCACAGAGTCACAGCACCgatcatttttataattttttgtgATCAGTCCGAAAATTGAACTATTGATGATTTCTGTATCCTTTTTTCTCAGGAGTTTCATCTTGATTCCAGTTGTAATGCATTTATGAAACATCATTTCCTGGGAGGCAGGAAAAGCTGCTTCCAGTTGCTGCAAAGGCAATCTCCAAAGTAAATAATCCTTTTGCCGTTCACTAAGGAAATATCTCAAAACACGcacccttttttaaataatcccaGCAATGAAAAAGGCGTCCCAGTCGAGGTTGGGTAAAATGAAATGTACATAAAAAGTGTGATCTCTGCATTCATCCTCTCTGTTCTGTTGGCAAACACTGATAACATCCATTTGAGTTTGtgtgctgcagagaaaagctgctCCTTCACATTCTGACAACGATGTTCGTTTGCCGTTTGATACTGAAGAGAAAGAATTGCAATTTCCCCACAGAGGAGTAACGTGGTTAGGGAGCTCTTCCTTTTGGGGAGCAGATTTTTATTTCCAAGAACTACTGTACACTTTGGAATAAtgcttttattatgaaaagaGAATCTAATTTGTCAGTTGAAGTCAAGTCATTATTTCCTTTGGTCGACGGATGACGTttgatttttaattgtattttagcAAACCTTACAGACCAACTCataggaaaaatgtgttttttggtggcAATTTTTGGATGAtaaaggacatttaaaaaaaaaaagtatttctaagtatttctttactcgaaccgtcgtgaatcaggagcagatgaaaagatgctgtttgaaaaacagcgtatttgcagaaaaaacaatgagtggccatttttgttgcagcggtaatgttacgttggggttgtaagctagcgggaagaCGTGTGGACGTAGAGCTCTCCACAATGGAAAgtggaagggggcggggtttctctACACCATGAgtcacgcccacaactcagaggcaaatttcgaataaacttctgccgctctgctgaaactatgtcctagaaaacgattagattttggctaaaaacagcatattcataatcaaaagaacgcttttaaaatggatcaaaagatgatcggagtggggacTTTAAGAGCATATGGATGCGCAGATAAAAGATCAATTAAAGGaaattgtgaagaaaaaaaaaagatgttttatgcCAAAAACGATAtttaaaaacactgcagagtcaTGGCATATGATCCATAATAAGTAAATCTTTCTGTGGCTATAAATATATTAGGATATTGCTGGTTATAGAGGTGAGTGGGCCATGGCGGATGGTTTTGCATTGCTATAGATTGATGAATATTCAGTTCATGTAATAGAAGGGGTGGACTCAGACACAACCTTTCTTCCATTTACAATCCTGTTTTAAAATGACTGCACAAACAGTCTCAGCATGACAATAGGTAACCAGAGGTGTTACCCAGGACGGGTGATGAAACTCAGCGACACGGGGGTCAACGATTCGAAGGTTAGGGGCCTTTGTTGGCCATGAGAGGACTCAACACCACCTGGACAGAATTGAAGAAACCGCTCGGATGAAACGTCCTCAAACAAGAAATTTGAACTCTGATCATTTTATCATGACACAGACATgcagttcatgtttttcttttcaagggcatttcatttcatttcagacATTAGTATGGATGTTTTGTT is drawn from Oryzias latipes chromosome 22, ASM223467v1 and contains these coding sequences:
- the cln8 gene encoding protein CLN8, which codes for MDTQSVPHLSPEYFSWDYRLQLIALGFGFYTSVFLLSHLLSLLLSQTYNSLLSKEKVFWNLAATRAAFGIQSSVAGLRALTEDSDLSRDKVRGQEDWSWFHLLTATGFFFFENVALHTSSVVFGSFDIPLATHHFFALAGFAGAVVWDSQGHFLAMVTLLLEMSTPFTCISWMLLKAGWARTLFWRANQWVMIHMFHCRMVLTYYMWWIAVTHWSELSTYVALSQRLLFFSGLALLTLIINPIWTHKKTMQLLNPVDWNFDNKPVPEKGKEDSRAEAVSKPKSN